The window CGACCTGGAATGAAGGCAGATTGCGTACTGGCAATGAGATATGGCAGAACCTCCTTGAGACGGTTTGCTAGCAGCTTAGTCACCACCTTGTAGATAGTATTACAACAAGCAATAGGGCGAAATTCACTCATACGAGAAGCATTGGGCGTTTTCGGAATAAGAGAGATGAGAGTGGAGTTCCATTGTTTGAGAATTTGTCCCGAAGTGAAGAATTCAAGGACCGCTTCAACAAGGTCAGTGCCCACTGTGTTCCAATGAGCAGTGAAGAACTCCACACTATAACCATAATTGTTGTAACTCCACACTAACAACAAGGTCAGTACCACATTGGGTACACCATAATTGTTGCTTtccattatgatttttttcggCTAAGTTATCCGTAGATATAGaacataacatatttaataaaCATTAATGTCTCTGTCAAAACATACTTAATAAACATTACTGTTTCTGTCAAATGTTCCAACAGAGTGAGTATTCGTATTCACGATGGCCAAGCAAAACTTTTGTACCCTCTAAGAGCAGTTTCTAGTTGTACTGCTTGATGCAATCAGGCTATACTTACTCTTGTTCAGTGCGTATAGATTTGTCTTTATCTCTCTGTCGGTACAGATTGGAAGAAGGATCCTTACCAAGTATAGTGGATGacttttctttccaaaaaatctaatactttaaccaaaaagatagaaaaaaacataacaatctGATTTGAATTCTAAATATCTAGAAGTTAATGCATGCGCTGtgcttataaaaatatttttaaaactagtgGAGTTGTCATTTACGTTGATTCAGATATAGTTACAATGAATCCAACAGCGGACCATAAGGGTCCCGACGCAACACGTATAGATACTCTCATACTTATCTCTTAATTACTACTTTGTTTATCTTTTGATAACTTTCTTTTAACTTtacttttgataaaataatttcaatctTTTTATCCGACTACGTTGTAGTTTTTTGACTTTTCTCGTTTCCTATCCTCctcatttttctttaaatagagGGCATGCATCGTAACATTTTTTTCCATCACTTGTTTTAACATACTAATAAGAGAGTTATaagaagttaagaaaaaaaaatggcttcaAAGGCTTTGATTCTGTTGGGCCTCTTTGCAATTCTTGTCGTCGTTTCCGAAGTGTCTGCCGCAAGACAGTCGGGTacgtaaaattattttatgcatttcaATCTACTTCTACTATTggatgcttctttttttttttttaagaaacaagATATGTTCGTGAGGCTATTCGAACTTGAACTaactattgtaatttttatccAACTATTTTTCCCGTTCCATTTTGAAAAGGCAAGAGACAGACTTAAGTGATGTGGAGTCTTGTACGTACTATTTAGAAGTTTTGTGAAAATTaagtttgaaatatatatttaatgttgtaaatatcttttaaaaacctaGAGACccgtatatatgtttttattttttaaaactctttaaaataaaagacaatGAAGACGGTAAGAGGAATGCACATGTGCATGTGCTTAACAATATCTGAAATACTGTTTCTTTGGGCAGGCATGGTGAAGCCGGAGAGTGAGGAAACAGTGCAACCTGAAGGTTATGGCCATGGCGGCCATGGAGGAGGACactacggaggaggaggaggcggaggacattacggaggaggaggacactacggaggaggaggcggaggacactacggtggaggaggaggccaCGGACACGGAGGAGGGGGCCACGGACTTGACGGATACGGAGGACATGGTGGACACGGAGGACATGGAGGCCACGGACACGGAGGAGGAGGCCACGGACTTAACGAACCTGTTCAGACACAGCCCGGTGtttaaaactctataatagatTCACCACCATGCATGATTGCacttatatatacacttatgtgtgtgtgtgactatAAATAAATCATGGTGAGTTTATGTAATGCAGTCCCTTCAAAAATGTTTGGAATAAATTTCATAATACTAGTCTAATTTCTCTCTGTTTGAATTATAATTGCGCTGTTTGCATAATAATTTCGTTTATAGTtctttcatacaaaaaaaaaaaaaaatcgtttctaGGTCATATTATatcggtttttttctttctgttacGGAGTTAAAATCCCTTATCATATTCTTAATTAgtgttggagaaaaaaaaaagacggtAAACTGGCTAGggaatattttaaaagtattaccAAACACCTAGAGATCTAGACAATCAAGGTCTTGCATACACTAGCACTTACAAAGTTCACTAGTTCCAAAAGGACTCTAGTGTAAGAATTTACTTGTAGTTGACTAAACGAGAAACTGCAAGTCTTACTTGTATAAGAATTTCTTATATACTCTCAGTCAAGAAACCCAAGTCACCGTTCCGTGAACGGAATGTTTCTTGCAGCGATGCTTCTCTAGTAATCATCTCCTCTCCTGACTCGTGTTTGCTAAGGTGTGATCTCTCTATGATGTATCTCTTTTAGTGCGGGTAAAAGCCATTGGGCCGTGAAAgtgaaacttttaaattttgtcGGCAACAAAATCGGTCCACTTCACTGGCGTGATACTTTATCT is drawn from Camelina sativa cultivar DH55 chromosome 1, Cs, whole genome shotgun sequence and contains these coding sequences:
- the LOC104698944 gene encoding cold and drought-regulated protein CORA-like codes for the protein MASKALILLGLFAILVVVSEVSAARQSGMVKPESEETVQPEGYGHGGHGGGHYGGGGGGGHYGGGGHYGGGGGGHYGGGGGHGHGGGGHGLDGYGGHGGHGGHGGHGHGGGGHGLNEPVQTQPGV